From Woronichinia naegeliana WA131, the proteins below share one genomic window:
- a CDS encoding Txe/YoeB family addiction module toxin, whose protein sequence is MKVTFTEVAWDDYLWLQDNDQKLLKRVNLLIKDILRNPTEGIGKPELLKANLSGYWSRRITSEHRLIYGITSDDIIIIACRFNYTL, encoded by the coding sequence ATGAAAGTTACTTTTACAGAGGTAGCCTGGGACGATTATCTTTGGTTGCAAGATAACGACCAAAAGTTATTGAAACGGGTCAACCTATTAATTAAAGATATACTCAGAAATCCAACCGAAGGTATTGGCAAACCCGAATTATTAAAAGCCAACTTATCAGGCTATTGGTCAAGACGAATTACCTCAGAGCATAGATTAATCTATGGCATTACATCTGATGATATTATTATCATTGCTTGTAGATTTAATTATACTCTATAA
- a CDS encoding DUF29 domain-containing protein, producing the protein MVTQTKTLYEQDFNLWIEETVNLLKNRQLDQIDYENLIEEVEDLGKNQKDDLEIHLENILRNLLRWKYLISERVNDWQVGLLRNRIDIKRIVRDSPSLGQYIDSVLDECYETARLLAATQMGVDIKTFPIDLPFTKEQILDPDYLPED; encoded by the coding sequence GTGGTCACACAAACCAAAACCCTTTATGAACAAGATTTTAATCTGTGGATTGAAGAGACCGTGAATTTACTTAAAAATCGTCAACTTGACCAAATAGATTATGAGAATCTTATTGAGGAAGTCGAGGATTTAGGTAAAAATCAAAAAGACGACTTAGAAATTCACTTGGAAAATATTTTAAGGAATTTACTAAGATGGAAATATCTAATTTCAGAGCGAGTTAATGATTGGCAAGTTGGACTCCTTAGAAATCGCATTGATATAAAACGAATTGTTAGGGATAGTCCCAGTCTAGGACAATATATTGATAGTGTTTTAGATGAATGTTATGAAACAGCTAGATTGTTAGCCGCGACTCAAATGGGAGTTGATATTAAAACTTTTCCTATTGACTTACCATTTACAAAAGAACAGATTCTTGATCCAGACTATTTACCCGAAGACTAA
- a CDS encoding PIN domain-containing protein, with protein MRKNIVIDTGVLVAYLNRREQWHDWAKIQLAQIQSPLLTCEAVIVETCFLLKNCYGAKDLIFALIKSGNLVIIFSLEKEISQIEFLMKRYENVPMSLADACLVRMSELILGSCILTLDSDFQIYRKNNDQVIDLITIV; from the coding sequence ATGAGAAAAAATATCGTTATTGATACTGGGGTTTTAGTTGCCTATTTGAATCGTCGTGAGCAATGGCATGATTGGGCTAAAATTCAGTTAGCTCAGATTCAGTCGCCATTATTAACTTGTGAAGCTGTAATTGTAGAAACTTGTTTTTTGTTAAAAAATTGCTATGGAGCTAAAGATTTGATTTTTGCTTTGATCAAATCGGGCAATTTGGTTATAATTTTTAGTCTGGAAAAGGAAATTTCTCAAATTGAGTTCTTAATGAAACGGTATGAAAATGTACCTATGTCGTTGGCGGATGCTTGCTTGGTGAGGATGAGTGAGTTAATTTTAGGAAGTTGTATATTAACTTTGGATAGTGATTTTCAGATTTATCGCAAAAATAATGATCAGGTTATTGACTTAATTACTATCGTATAA
- a CDS encoding DUF29 domain-containing protein: MITQTEDKTLYNKDFYLWIQETTNLLKTRQLDQLDYENLIDEVESLGFMEKANLRDNLRTLLRSLLKWKYLPPQDNNDWSSTALQACFELRDILEVSPSLNSYFDEVLEETYQIARKLASIETESDIFPVMIPFKKEEILNDDYYFSEEN, encoded by the coding sequence ATGATTACACAAACTGAAGACAAAACTCTATACAATAAAGATTTTTATTTATGGATACAGGAAACAACAAATTTATTAAAAACTCGTCAACTTGATCAGCTTGATTATGAAAATTTAATTGATGAAGTTGAATCTTTGGGATTCATGGAGAAAGCAAATTTACGAGATAATCTTAGAACCTTACTTCGCAGCTTATTAAAATGGAAATATTTACCCCCTCAAGACAATAATGATTGGTCATCTACTGCCCTGCAAGCCTGTTTTGAACTTCGAGATATTCTAGAAGTAAGTCCCAGTTTAAACTCTTACTTTGATGAAGTCCTAGAGGAAACTTATCAAATAGCAAGAAAACTAGCTTCTATTGAAACTGAGTCAGATATTTTTCCTGTTATGATTCCCTTTAAAAAAGAAGAAATTCTGAATGATGATTACTATTTTTCTGAAGAAAATTAA
- a CDS encoding radical SAM protein, giving the protein MKTTLETPLKVPPGYLNIMGYVDESEVNGPDRRAVVWIQGCVRECPGCFNTASWSFEENQLISVEELADKILSKPKNQGVTFSGGEPFWQAENLAKLAQLLKTKGLNIMSFTGFTLEELKSDKAPPHAQELLAELDLLIDGPYLEQLAINDPNSLVSSKNQRVHVFNPALQDRLDWASDQMEIHILKDGSRIITGFRGAMGLDNS; this is encoded by the coding sequence ATGAAAACTACCTTAGAAACCCCCCTTAAAGTTCCCCCAGGCTACCTCAATATCATGGGCTATGTTGACGAATCTGAGGTTAATGGGCCCGATCGCCGAGCCGTTGTTTGGATACAGGGTTGTGTACGGGAATGTCCAGGCTGTTTCAATACTGCTTCCTGGTCGTTCGAGGAAAACCAATTAATCTCAGTGGAGGAATTAGCCGACAAAATTCTTAGTAAGCCTAAAAATCAAGGCGTTACTTTTTCAGGGGGGGAACCTTTTTGGCAAGCGGAAAATTTAGCGAAGTTAGCCCAGCTATTAAAAACCAAGGGGCTAAACATTATGTCCTTTACAGGTTTTACCCTCGAAGAATTAAAATCCGATAAAGCTCCCCCCCACGCCCAGGAATTACTAGCCGAATTAGATTTATTAATAGATGGCCCCTATTTAGAACAATTAGCCATTAATGACCCCAATTCTTTAGTTTCCTCTAAAAATCAACGAGTTCATGTCTTTAATCCCGCGCTACAGGATAGACTGGATTGGGCTAGCGATCAAATGGAGATTCATATTCTTAAAGATGGTAGCCGCATTATTACAGGCTTTCGCGGTGCAATGGGACTAGATAATTCTTAA
- a CDS encoding type II toxin-antitoxin system RelE/ParE family toxin, whose product MIEVRFTLPFLRRLKALTKRYRKIQSDIQPIIEQLQMGNFVGDQISGLDSAIFKVRAKNSDIPIGKSGGYRVIYQVVSHQLILLLLIYAKSDQADVSISEIQAAINKPEE is encoded by the coding sequence ATGATTGAAGTGCGTTTTACGTTACCTTTCTTACGCCGTTTAAAAGCCTTAACTAAACGCTACCGAAAAATTCAATCAGATATTCAACCCATTATTGAACAGTTACAGATGGGTAACTTCGTTGGGGATCAAATTTCTGGTTTAGATTCCGCCATTTTTAAAGTTAGAGCAAAAAACAGCGATATTCCCATCGGTAAAAGTGGTGGTTATCGAGTGATCTATCAAGTTGTTTCTCACCAACTAATTTTACTTTTATTGATTTATGCAAAGTCAGATCAAGCTGATGTTAGTATCAGCGAAATTCAAGCGGCTATCAACAAACCTGAGGAATAA
- a CDS encoding transposase — MGWSKWVSQHENLYRIKEKRVYVGDGIKVGKEGRKMPGVKRLHQESGNVAKPEWIRGHYFNALSVLVGAGKACFALPLVLRLDDGIKSKATAKEGKKGSKKEKTTLVTKMGELCTTYAEAGSYVILDAYFACGAVLKSFRQNALHLITRVRCSTVAYAPFSSVPTLRGKGRPRLWGSSIKLESLFALVEDFPTAKVWLYGQQVSVSYQCFEFHWDSPHQLVKFVLTQLPNGQRLILLSTDLCLTGPEIIAAYGLRFKIEVTFRQLIHLLGGFAYRFWLKALPTLPTWPSNLILPDYPQTVQTQILNKVEAFERFVNLHVIVLGLLQILSLELPQGIWANFPRWFRTLPSHGYPSERIAQLAIQHQAPMIFPQSPPSLLLPKFLAAKLDPFPSPDRLTLAA; from the coding sequence TTGGGATGGTCGAAGTGGGTAAGTCAGCATGAAAATCTATATCGAATCAAGGAAAAACGAGTGTATGTGGGGGATGGAATCAAAGTGGGGAAAGAAGGGCGCAAGATGCCAGGGGTAAAACGACTACACCAAGAATCCGGAAATGTGGCGAAGCCAGAATGGATAAGGGGGCATTACTTCAATGCCTTGAGTGTTTTGGTGGGAGCAGGAAAAGCCTGCTTTGCCTTGCCCTTAGTGTTGCGGCTAGACGATGGCATCAAGTCCAAAGCAACGGCAAAGGAAGGGAAAAAAGGCAGCAAAAAAGAGAAGACTACTCTAGTCACGAAAATGGGGGAGCTTTGCACTACCTACGCAGAGGCGGGAAGCTATGTGATTTTGGATGCTTACTTCGCTTGTGGAGCAGTGCTCAAAAGTTTTCGCCAAAATGCCTTGCATCTCATCACCCGAGTGCGTTGCTCTACAGTGGCATATGCTCCCTTTTCTTCCGTTCCGACCTTGAGGGGGAAAGGACGACCACGGCTTTGGGGGAGTTCAATAAAACTAGAAAGCCTGTTTGCTCTTGTGGAGGATTTTCCCACCGCTAAAGTCTGGCTCTATGGTCAACAAGTCTCCGTTTCTTATCAGTGCTTTGAGTTCCACTGGGATAGTCCCCATCAGCTCGTTAAGTTTGTCCTCACCCAATTGCCCAACGGACAAAGACTGATTCTGCTTTCTACTGACCTCTGTTTGACTGGACCTGAGATTATTGCCGCTTACGGTCTCCGATTTAAGATTGAAGTCACTTTTCGTCAATTAATCCATCTTTTGGGCGGCTTTGCCTATCGTTTTTGGCTTAAGGCTCTTCCTACTTTACCGACCTGGCCTAGCAATCTTATCCTCCCTGACTATCCCCAAACTGTTCAGACTCAGATTTTAAACAAAGTAGAAGCCTTTGAGCGTTTTGTTAATCTTCATGTCATTGTTCTCGGCTTACTTCAAATTCTTTCCTTAGAGTTACCCCAGGGGATTTGGGCTAATTTCCCTCGCTGGTTTCGGACTCTACCCTCCCATGGCTATCCTAGTGAACGCATTGCTCAACTAGCCATCCAACATCAAGCCCCAATGATTTTTCCTCAAAGTCCACCTAGTCTGCTTTTGCCTAAATTCCTTGCCGCTAAACTTGACCCTTTTCCAAGTCCTGATAGACTTACTTTGGCCGCATAG
- a CDS encoding DUF2281 domain-containing protein — protein sequence MTVLEIAMQKMQYLPQQKQQEVLDFIEFLASKSGTESTEMIPNNIEKESISARDVLNKWAGIMEDGPADLSTNPKYMEGYGQA from the coding sequence ATGACTGTTCTGGAAATTGCAATGCAGAAAATGCAATATTTACCTCAACAAAAACAGCAAGAGGTCTTAGATTTTATTGAGTTTCTAGCCTCAAAATCAGGTACGGAATCGACTGAGATGATCCCCAACAATATAGAAAAAGAAAGTATCTCTGCTCGTGATGTTCTGAATAAATGGGCTGGAATTATGGAGGATGGCCCAGCCGATCTTTCGACAAATCCTAAATATATGGAAGGCTACGGTCAGGCATGA
- a CDS encoding ISKra4 family transposase, producing MSGMAGKEVKNDLLENHGRKVALSYIQRLSEAVGSVVQAKEEAWSYAPPKEDSQIATVGIGLDGTCMLMCEDGYREAMVGTVSLYDSEGERQHTIYLGAAPEYGKKSFLERLEREIERAKKRYPEATLVGIADGAESNWKFLEKQTEEQILDFYHASGYLGALAEALHPNTVSKQKEWLTENCRELKHEKGKAGELLNLMKEVKEEKSHSKNLTEKLQAAITYYENHQHQMDYAEYIEKKYPIGSGVTEAACKTLVKQRLCCSGMRWKEKGAGIILSLRALVLTKERWSQFWAKLDQYGFPVEP from the coding sequence ATGTCAGGGATGGCAGGCAAAGAGGTGAAAAATGATTTATTAGAAAATCATGGTAGAAAAGTAGCGCTATCCTATATCCAAAGATTGAGTGAAGCAGTAGGAAGTGTGGTACAGGCAAAAGAAGAAGCGTGGAGTTATGCCCCGCCCAAGGAGGATAGCCAAATTGCAACAGTGGGAATAGGATTAGATGGAACCTGTATGCTGATGTGTGAGGATGGCTACCGTGAAGCAATGGTGGGAACCGTTTCCCTATACGATAGTGAGGGAGAACGTCAACATACAATCTATCTAGGTGCGGCACCAGAGTATGGAAAAAAGAGTTTTCTAGAAAGATTAGAAAGAGAAATTGAGCGAGCGAAAAAACGTTATCCAGAGGCAACATTGGTCGGGATAGCAGACGGGGCAGAATCAAATTGGAAGTTTTTAGAAAAGCAAACGGAAGAACAGATATTAGATTTCTATCATGCCTCTGGTTACTTAGGTGCCTTGGCAGAAGCGTTGCATCCGAATACAGTGTCAAAACAAAAAGAATGGTTGACTGAAAATTGTCGAGAACTCAAGCATGAAAAAGGAAAAGCAGGAGAACTGCTAAATCTGATGAAAGAAGTCAAAGAAGAAAAAAGTCATTCTAAGAATCTTACCGAGAAACTACAAGCGGCGATTACTTATTACGAGAATCATCAGCATCAAATGGATTATGCTGAATACATAGAGAAAAAGTATCCGATTGGTTCAGGTGTTACGGAAGCAGCTTGTAAGACGTTGGTCAAACAACGATTATGTTGTTCAGGGATGCGATGGAAGGAAAAAGGAGCAGGAATTATTTTGAGCCTACGAGCTTTGGTATTGACCAAGGAACGATGGAGTCAATTTTGGGCAAAACTTGATCAATATGGGTTCCCTGTAGAACCCTGA
- a CDS encoding type II toxin-antitoxin system RelE/ParE family toxin, producing the protein MNKNSLIQIEISSTFKRNLRNLAKKYRSIRKDIQPVIEQLEQGEQPGDQISGVGYAVFKVRVRNSDNQKGKSGGYRLIYYLETTTGIILLTIYSKSEQVDIEADELRKIITDYDSSIEP; encoded by the coding sequence GTGAATAAAAATTCCTTAATTCAAATTGAAATTTCGTCAACCTTCAAACGAAATTTACGCAACTTGGCCAAAAAATATCGCAGTATTCGTAAAGATATACAACCTGTTATTGAACAACTGGAACAGGGTGAACAACCTGGTGATCAAATATCAGGGGTTGGTTATGCCGTTTTTAAAGTGAGAGTTCGTAATAGTGATAACCAAAAAGGAAAAAGTGGCGGCTATCGTCTAATTTATTATCTAGAGACGACAACAGGAATTATTTTACTGACAATTTACTCGAAATCTGAACAGGTTGATATTGAGGCCGATGAGCTTCGGAAAATTATTACTGACTATGACTCAAGCATCGAACCTTAA
- a CDS encoding type II toxin-antitoxin system prevent-host-death family antitoxin: MEAITSNQAKHQLDELIERVILNAEPTIVCNDQGKQAVLLSLDEFNAWQETLYLLSNPANAEHLRQSIEQANSDKIVVKELIEL; encoded by the coding sequence ATGGAAGCCATTACCAGTAATCAAGCCAAACACCAACTTGATGAATTAATTGAAAGAGTCATTCTTAATGCTGAACCTACCATTGTTTGCAATGACCAGGGAAAACAAGCTGTTTTACTATCTTTAGATGAATTTAATGCTTGGCAAGAAACCCTCTATTTATTATCAAACCCTGCTAATGCGGAACATTTACGACAATCTATTGAACAAGCCAACTCAGATAAAATTGTTGTAAAAGAACTTATTGAATTATGA
- a CDS encoding pilus assembly protein, which translates to MKQTVILDTGPLVAYFRKSDQFHQWAIAQWSQVNLPVLTCDAVISEACFLLRDSPHIQRGIFELIEAQAIAIDFNLQKEVVNLRLLMKRYESVPMSFADACLVRMSEKWVNSAVFTLDQDFLIYRRDRHNLIPLIAPFYSE; encoded by the coding sequence ATGAAACAAACTGTCATTCTCGATACTGGCCCCCTGGTTGCCTATTTTAGAAAATCAGATCAATTTCATCAATGGGCGATCGCACAATGGTCTCAGGTAAATTTACCCGTCTTAACCTGTGATGCAGTTATTTCAGAGGCTTGTTTTCTATTGCGCGATTCTCCTCATATTCAAAGGGGAATTTTTGAGTTGATTGAAGCTCAGGCGATCGCCATTGATTTTAATTTGCAAAAAGAAGTGGTGAATTTGAGATTATTGATGAAGCGTTATGAGTCGGTGCCGATGTCTTTTGCTGATGCTTGTTTGGTCAGAATGTCAGAAAAATGGGTTAACAGTGCAGTTTTTACTTTAGATCAAGATTTTCTAATTTATCGCCGCGATCGCCATAATTTAATTCCTTTAATTGCTCCATTTTATTCTGAATAG
- the nifJ gene encoding pyruvate:ferredoxin (flavodoxin) oxidoreductase: MRTKTYATIDGNEAVARVAYRLSEVIALYPITPSSPMGEWADAWESEHKPNLWGTIPSIIEMQSEGGAAGTIHGALQTGSLTTTFTASQGLLLMIPNLHKIAGELTAAVIHVAARSLAAQGLSIFGDHSDVMAARGTGFALLGSASVQEAQDFALMATATSLESRIPCMHFFDGFRTSHEVQKVELLSDDDLRVLIKDEYVIAHRQRALTPDRPVLRGTAQNPDVYFQARETVNPFYEAYPSILQRVMDDFAALTGRAYHLFDYYGDPQAERVIIVMGSGAETVEETVDALNAQGENVGLLKVRLYRPFDAKALIAALPDSVLKIAVLDRCKEPGSAGEPLYTDVVTAVQETLFGNNANLKAKVQNLKVLVGGRYGLSSKEFTPGMVKGVFDNLALESPKNHFTIGIFDDLSLTSLSYDDDFSTEPSNVVRALFFGLGSDGTVGANKNSIKIIGEDTDNYAQAYFVYDSKKSGSVTVSHLRFGPNPIRSSYLITKANFVACHQWEFIEKFDLMTPAIPGATLLFNSPYSAEEVWSHLPRPLQAQIIAKGLKVYTINAFQVARDAGMGGRINTVMQVCFFALSGVLPREDAIAQIKKSIRKTYGKKGEEIVEMNIKAVDSTLEHLYEVSIPAQVDADAGELKPVIPDTAPAFIREVLGKIMDRTGDQLPVSALPCDGTYPTGTTKWEKRNVGQEIPVWDADVCVQCGKCVMVCPHAVIRAKVYDEAELANAPANFKSTAARDHDWQGSKFTIQVAAEDCTGCALCVDVCPAKNKSQPRLRAINMQPQLPLREQERENWDFFLKLPNPDRNELNLNKISHQQMQEPLFEFSGACAGCGETPYLKLVSQLFGDRMIVANATGCSSIYGGNLPTTPWSQNAEGRGPAWSNSLFEDNAEFGLGFRVSIDKQTEFAVELLKSFASEIGKSLVTEIINNHQTTEADIFEQRDRVVALKQRLGELAHTNDETQRAKIAMFQSIADYLVKKSVWIIGGDGWAYDIGYGGLDHVLSSGRNVNILVMDTEVYSNTGGQASKATPRAAVAKFAAGGKPSPKKDLGLMAMTYGNVYVASIAMGAKSEQSTRAFLEAESYPGVSLVIAYSHCIAHGINMSTAMNYQKEVVDSGRWLLYRYDPRLTEAAKNPLQLDMRSPKLSAEQTMYKENRFKMLSRSNPEEAKKLLKLAQGDINTRWAMYQYLASRHLETGNGNGHGQAGNGNTPVTPTQQPQPVN, encoded by the coding sequence ATGAGAACTAAAACCTACGCAACCATAGACGGTAACGAAGCGGTTGCCCGTGTTGCCTATCGCCTCAGTGAAGTCATTGCCCTTTACCCAATTACGCCTTCTTCGCCGATGGGAGAATGGGCTGATGCCTGGGAATCGGAGCATAAACCGAATTTGTGGGGAACAATTCCCTCGATCATTGAAATGCAGAGTGAAGGCGGGGCCGCAGGGACAATTCATGGCGCGTTACAAACGGGATCGCTAACGACCACTTTTACCGCTTCCCAGGGTTTGCTGTTAATGATCCCCAATCTCCACAAAATTGCTGGGGAATTAACGGCGGCGGTGATCCATGTGGCGGCTCGGTCTTTAGCGGCTCAAGGTTTGTCTATTTTCGGGGATCACTCGGATGTGATGGCTGCCAGGGGAACAGGTTTCGCGCTGTTAGGTTCGGCTTCGGTGCAGGAAGCTCAGGATTTCGCGCTCATGGCGACGGCCACCAGTTTGGAATCGCGTATTCCCTGTATGCACTTTTTTGATGGCTTTCGGACTTCCCACGAAGTTCAAAAGGTGGAATTGCTCAGTGATGACGATTTACGGGTCTTGATTAAGGATGAATATGTCATTGCTCACCGTCAACGCGCTCTAACACCTGATCGCCCTGTATTGCGCGGTACGGCCCAGAATCCCGATGTTTATTTTCAGGCAAGGGAAACGGTAAATCCCTTTTATGAAGCTTATCCCAGCATTTTGCAACGGGTGATGGATGATTTCGCCGCTTTAACGGGTCGGGCCTATCATCTCTTCGATTATTACGGTGATCCCCAAGCAGAACGGGTGATCATCGTTATGGGATCGGGAGCGGAAACGGTGGAGGAAACGGTAGATGCGCTGAATGCTCAAGGCGAAAACGTAGGATTGTTAAAAGTGCGTTTGTATCGTCCTTTTGATGCCAAAGCTTTGATTGCGGCGTTACCTGATTCGGTGCTAAAAATTGCGGTTTTAGACCGTTGTAAGGAGCCTGGGTCGGCGGGAGAACCGCTTTATACCGATGTAGTGACCGCCGTTCAAGAAACGCTGTTTGGCAATAATGCAAACTTGAAAGCCAAAGTTCAAAATTTGAAAGTCTTGGTGGGCGGACGTTACGGCCTATCTTCCAAAGAATTTACCCCAGGCATGGTTAAGGGCGTTTTTGATAATTTGGCTTTAGAAAGTCCTAAAAATCACTTTACCATCGGTATTTTTGATGATTTAAGTCTCACCAGTTTGTCCTACGATGACGATTTTTCCACAGAGCCGAGTAACGTTGTCCGCGCTCTTTTCTTTGGTTTAGGTTCCGATGGTACGGTGGGAGCTAACAAGAATTCCATCAAAATCATCGGTGAAGATACGGATAATTATGCCCAAGCTTACTTTGTTTATGACTCGAAAAAATCGGGTTCGGTAACTGTTTCTCACCTGCGTTTTGGCCCTAATCCGATTCGTTCCAGTTATCTAATTACTAAAGCCAATTTTGTTGCTTGTCATCAATGGGAATTTATCGAAAAATTTGACCTGATGACTCCAGCGATCCCTGGCGCGACTCTATTGTTTAATAGCCCCTATTCAGCCGAGGAAGTTTGGTCTCATTTGCCCCGTCCTTTACAGGCACAAATTATTGCAAAAGGTTTAAAAGTTTATACGATTAATGCTTTCCAAGTGGCACGGGATGCGGGTATGGGGGGTCGGATCAATACCGTCATGCAGGTTTGTTTCTTTGCTCTTTCGGGCGTTTTACCGCGAGAAGATGCGATCGCCCAAATCAAGAAATCTATCCGTAAAACCTACGGCAAAAAGGGTGAAGAAATTGTCGAGATGAATATCAAAGCAGTGGATTCCACCCTCGAACATCTTTACGAAGTGTCAATCCCTGCTCAGGTAGATGCCGATGCGGGCGAATTAAAACCCGTTATTCCCGATACAGCCCCCGCTTTTATCCGAGAAGTGTTGGGCAAAATCATGGATCGTACAGGGGATCAACTGCCTGTCAGTGCCTTGCCCTGTGATGGAACCTATCCGACGGGAACGACGAAATGGGAAAAACGGAATGTCGGTCAGGAAATTCCTGTTTGGGATGCGGATGTATGCGTACAGTGTGGTAAATGTGTGATGGTTTGTCCCCACGCCGTGATTCGGGCCAAAGTTTACGATGAGGCTGAATTGGCCAACGCCCCCGCAAATTTCAAGAGTACCGCCGCACGGGATCACGACTGGCAAGGCTCGAAATTTACCATTCAAGTGGCCGCCGAAGATTGTACGGGTTGCGCTCTCTGTGTGGATGTTTGTCCCGCTAAAAATAAATCCCAACCGCGTTTACGGGCGATCAATATGCAGCCCCAGTTACCGCTACGGGAGCAGGAACGGGAAAATTGGGACTTTTTCCTCAAATTACCGAACCCCGATCGCAATGAATTGAATCTGAATAAAATCAGTCATCAACAGATGCAGGAACCGCTCTTTGAGTTTTCGGGAGCCTGTGCGGGTTGCGGTGAAACGCCCTATTTGAAACTGGTCAGTCAATTGTTCGGCGATCGCATGATTGTGGCCAATGCAACGGGTTGTTCATCGATTTATGGCGGTAATTTACCGACGACACCCTGGAGCCAAAATGCTGAAGGTCGCGGCCCCGCCTGGTCTAACTCGTTATTTGAAGATAATGCAGAATTTGGCTTAGGTTTTCGGGTTTCCATTGATAAACAAACGGAATTTGCCGTAGAACTTCTGAAATCTTTTGCTAGTGAAATTGGTAAATCTTTAGTTACGGAAATCATCAACAATCACCAAACCACCGAGGCTGATATTTTTGAACAGCGCGATCGCGTGGTGGCTCTTAAACAACGCTTAGGGGAATTGGCCCACACCAATGACGAAACCCAACGGGCAAAAATTGCCATGTTCCAATCCATTGCCGATTATCTCGTTAAAAAGAGCGTCTGGATTATTGGCGGTGACGGCTGGGCCTACGACATCGGTTATGGCGGCTTAGATCACGTCCTCTCCAGTGGTCGCAACGTTAATATCCTAGTCATGGATACGGAAGTCTATTCCAATACGGGCGGTCAAGCCTCCAAAGCAACTCCTCGCGCAGCCGTGGCCAAATTCGCGGCAGGCGGTAAACCCTCTCCCAAGAAAGATTTGGGCTTAATGGCGATGACCTACGGCAATGTCTATGTGGCCAGTATTGCCATGGGCGCAAAAAGTGAACAATCTACCCGCGCTTTCCTCGAAGCCGAATCCTATCCAGGCGTTTCCCTCGTGATTGCCTACTCTCACTGTATTGCTCATGGTATTAATATGAGTACCGCCATGAACTATCAAAAAGAAGTGGTAGATAGCGGTCGTTGGTTGCTCTACCGTTACGATCCCCGTCTGACGGAAGCAGCCAAAAATCCCCTACAACTGGATATGCGATCGCCGAAACTGAGCGCAGAGCAAACCATGTACAAAGAAAATCGCTTTAAAATGCTATCTCGTAGCAACCCCGAAGAAGCGAAAAAACTGCTCAAACTCGCTCAAGGCGACATTAATACCCGTTGGGCAATGTACCAATATCTCGCCAGTCGTCACCTCGAAACAGGCAACGGTAACGGTCATGGTCAAGCAGGCAATGGTAACACCCCTGTAACCCCAACCCAACAACCCCAACCCGTCAACTAA